Proteins encoded together in one Anaerococcus murdochii window:
- a CDS encoding S24 family peptidase, with product MPDELTGNYAGSKNLFFLKVNGESMNKIIPNDSVIGIIGYDTIYDLKNGDIVVYATQDGEYAVKYFTGWQ from the coding sequence ATTCCAGATGAACTAACAGGCAACTATGCAGGAAGCAAAAATCTTTTCTTTTTAAAGGTAAATGGTGAATCAATGAATAAGATAATCCCTAATGACTCAGTAATCGGGATAATCGGCTATGATACCATCTACGACCTAAAAAATGGCGACATAGTGGTATATGCAACCCAAGACGGAGAATATGCTGTCAAATACTTTACAGGATGGCAATAA
- a CDS encoding helix-turn-helix domain-containing protein — MTKLTENLKHYRKLNGYTSGNNCSKLKITTSAYGMYEQGRNTPPYSKLKELSEIYNISISELTGEPRENLEFIARSVSVHTYPYIDNYVSAGSPTTISGMENLPKSKFQMN; from the coding sequence ATGACAAAACTCACTGAAAATCTAAAACATTACAGAAAATTGAACGGATATACTTCAGGAAACAATTGCTCCAAATTAAAAATCACCACATCCGCCTATGGTATGTATGAACAAGGTAGAAATACTCCCCCATACTCCAAATTGAAAGAATTGTCAGAAATATACAATATATCAATTTCAGAATTAACTGGAGAGCCGAGGGAAAATTTAGAATTTATAGCCCGATCCGTATCAGTCCACACCTACCCCTACATAGATAATTATGTATCAGCAGGCAGTCCGACAACTATAAGCGGTATGGAAAACCTCCCAAAATCCAAATTCCAGATGAACTAA